The Polypterus senegalus isolate Bchr_013 chromosome 1, ASM1683550v1, whole genome shotgun sequence genome includes a window with the following:
- the zgc:65997 gene encoding C-factor — translation MCKTKACFSGVTQQSGAANHIFKMTVVALVQGATRGIGLQFCKHLLEKQSTIAVVATCRDPEHAHRLHNLAEVYPGRISVVKIDVTKEKDIKDAAEKVKDKFGSLDLLINCAAILHPSRKGETSLRDLTSEGLVSTLATNTIGPLMMAKYFSPLLMKGRGKFGVQLTDNSKQHCAILVNMSAKVGSIGDNGLGGWYSYRMSKAALNMATKNLSIEMGRGRAKVVCVSLHPGTVETDLSMPYHQNVPKEKLFSAAYSVQCLMNVIDGLSLHKTGKFLAWDGSELTW, via the exons ATGTGCAAAACGAAAGCCTGCTTTTCCGGAGTTACACAACAGAGTGGAGCTGCAAACCACATTTTCAAGATGACAGTAGTGGCTTTAGTGCAAGGGGCAACCAGGGGCATTGGGCTGCAGTTTTGCAAACATCTCTTGGAAAAGCAAAGTACAATCGCAGTAGTCGCAACTTGCCGCGATCCTGAGCACGCCCACCGGTTACACAACTTGGCGGAGGTCTACCCCGGCAGGATTTCAGTCGTTAAAATCGATGTAACTAAGGAAAAAGACATTAAAGATGCCGCCGAAAAAGTTAAAGATAAATTTGGGAGTTTGGATCTTTTGATTAATTGTGCTGCAATACTACATCCTTCAAGGAAAGGAGAAACCAGCCTCCGAGATTTAACTTCCGAG GGTCTTGTTTCAACTCTTGCTACAAACACTATAGGACCTTTGATGATGGCGAAGTACTTCAGCCCCTTGCTGATGAAGGGAAGGGGAAAATTTGGAGTGCAATTGACTGATAATTCTAAGCAACACTGTGCTATTCTTGTAAACATGTCCGCAAAAGTTGGATCTATTGGAGACAATG GTTTAGGTGGATGGTACAGCTATCGCATGTCAAAGGCAGCACTGAATATGGCAACCAAAAATCTAAGTATTGAAATGGGCAGAGGAAGAGCTAAGGTTGTATGTGTGTCCTTGCATCCTGGCACAGTGGAAACTGATCTCTCTATGCCTTATCACCAAAATGTTCCCAAAGAAAAACTTTTCAGTGCTGCATATTCAGTTCAGTGCCTAATGAATGTTATTGATGGCCTCAGTTTACATAAAACTGGAAAGTTTTTAGCTTGGGATGGATCAGAACTCACTTGGtaa